In Mesorhizobium shangrilense, the genomic stretch GTCCTGGCCGAACTCCTCGAGCTGGCGCGGGTCGATATCGAACTCGCGAACCTCGCCCTTGGCGTCGCGCTTGAGGCTCTGGTGGAAGGCGAGATCCCAGCGGTTGCCAAGGCGCAGCACCTTGAGCACGCCTCCTTCGGAGAGGTCGCCGCAGATCTGCTGGGCCATGCGGATGCGCACATGCTCGACGATCTGTTCGGTGCGGCGCACATGCGGCGCGATCTCGGCGATCGCCTCGATGATCAGGTGGAGATTGCGGATCGAGACGCGCTCGGCGAGCAGCAGCTTCAGCACCGCCTGCAGGCCGGGGTAGGAGATGTGGCTGGTGCAGATCTCGTCGGCGAGCTTGCGGTATTCCGGGTCCTGGCGTTCGAGCAGCGCCTTCATGTCCTTGTAGGACAGGAGCTGCGGCAGGTTGTTGCGGATGACTTCGGACAGATGGGTGAGCAGCACCGACATGTTGTCGGCGAAGGTGAAGTTCTCGCGCTTCAGATCCTCGGCGAAGGTTTCGAGCACCGAATAGGCGCGCATGCCGAAGGCCGGCTCGCGGATTTCCTCGCCCGGAATTTCGGGAATGTCGCGGGTGCCGAGCAGAACCATGATCTCGCCGACGCGCATCTGGTATTCGGCGACAACGGTGCCGTGGACCTTGATCTGGTAGCTCTTTGGCGGGATGCCGAAGTCGTCGGTGACGCGCACCTCCGGCACGACGAAGCCGTATTGGGTGGCGAACTTCTTGCGCATCTTTCCCATGCGGAAGACCAGCTCCTGATGCGACACCAGAAGCCGCGTGGACAGCTGCTTGCCGATCAGGAGTTCGATCTCGGCGGTGGCGAGCGAGGCCTTGACCGAGTTCTTTTCTTCCTCGACCTTGGTCGCCTTCTCCTGGTCCTTGATGGCGGCGGCTGCGGCGAGCTCTCGGTTGTGGCGCAGCGGGATGACATAGCCCAGGGCAGCCATGCCGCCGGCGAGCGCGAAGAACGGGAACAGCGGCAGGCCAGGCATCAGGCCGAGCAAGACGAGGAGCGATGCCGCCACGTAGAGCGCGCGCGGGTGGGCGCCGAGCTGGCCGAACACCGCCTGGTTGGTCGAGCCACGGGTGCCGCCCTTGGAGACGAGCAGGCCGGCGGCGAGCGAGACGATGAGCGCCGGGATCTGGGTGACGAGGCCGTCGCCGACCGACAGCTTGATGAAGACATCGGCGGCTTCGCCCATGCTCATGCTGTGGCGGATATAGCCGATGGCGATGCCGCCGACGATGTTGATGGCGGTGATGATGAGGCCGGCGATGGCGTCGCCACGCACGAATTTCGAGGCGCCGTCCATCGAGCCGAAGAAGGAGGATTCCTCTTCCAGTTCGCGACGGCGCAGCTGCGCCGTCTTCTCGTCGATCATGCCGGCGGAAAGGTCGGCGTCGATCGACATCTGCTTGCCGGGGATGGCGTCGAGGGTGAAGCGCGCGCCGACCTCGGCGATACGGGTGGCGCCCTTGGTGATGACGATGAAGTTCACCACGATCAGGATCATGAAGACGATGAGGCCGATGACGAAA encodes the following:
- the flhA gene encoding flagellar biosynthesis protein FlhA, with product MAISESIQPGAVAKNGRDVFFALGIIIILAVLFLPIPAFLIDIGLAFSIALSVLILMVALWIQRPLDFSSFPTVLLIATMLRLSLNIATTRMILSHGNEGTHAAGYVIAGFSKLVMASDFVIGLIVFMILIVVNFIVITKGATRIAEVGARFTLDAIPGKQMSIDADLSAGMIDEKTAQLRRRELEEESSFFGSMDGASKFVRGDAIAGLIITAINIVGGIAIGYIRHSMSMGEAADVFIKLSVGDGLVTQIPALIVSLAAGLLVSKGGTRGSTNQAVFGQLGAHPRALYVAASLLVLLGLMPGLPLFPFFALAGGMAALGYVIPLRHNRELAAAAAIKDQEKATKVEEEKNSVKASLATAEIELLIGKQLSTRLLVSHQELVFRMGKMRKKFATQYGFVVPEVRVTDDFGIPPKSYQIKVHGTVVAEYQMRVGEIMVLLGTRDIPEIPGEEIREPAFGMRAYSVLETFAEDLKRENFTFADNMSVLLTHLSEVIRNNLPQLLSYKDMKALLERQDPEYRKLADEICTSHISYPGLQAVLKLLLAERVSIRNLHLIIEAIAEIAPHVRRTEQIVEHVRIRMAQQICGDLSEGGVLKVLRLGNRWDLAFHQSLKRDAKGEVREFDIDPRQLEEFGQDATKAIKKHLEAGERFVLVTAPDARPYVRMIIERLFTTLPVLSHVEIAKGVEIRVLGTIS